In Telopea speciosissima isolate NSW1024214 ecotype Mountain lineage chromosome 10, Tspe_v1, whole genome shotgun sequence, the DNA window TACAAGATGTAGCCAAACCATGCTCTCTATAAATTAATTCCACATGTTCTTTATTATCAATTTGGATACCAAATGTTCCATCGTTCCACACCTAATTAGTTGAGCAAATATTCCAACATCCCTATCACACGTGCGATACATCTCTTTTTTATTGCCAAAGCAAATGACAAATTAAGTACACctaattactatttttttttttgggtgaatagccttatccaaaaaaaaaaaaaaaaaaaactagttacTTGGTTACAATAAAATTTTTCTATTAatcaaatattaatatattGATTAAGTGGTTAATTAGTTAAGCACTTAAGTCTTTTATGGATTTTGGTTCACCATCCTCTTTAACTTAATCGTTCTCTTGTTGTTGCTCATCCAAGATGTGTCCAAttggataaaaaataaaccacTGAATTGGAATTTGCAAAACGAGACATCTTGCAAATCTTTTGGATATTTctatattaataataataattaattgaatctactctagttatttaattaagttctttattatttattattttatttatcattattatttattttattattaaaatttgaacaaagttttcctctaccCATAGAGATACGGTTCACCCAGCATCCTACtgttcacaaacccctcttagggttttgtatgtttcaaaataccttcaTGATACCCTTTATCACTCTCTCCCGCCCTACGGTGAATGggaccgtgggtggagggaaactcggtccttaaAATTGAATTCTAATTATATTATAATTTAATTTATGTCTATTATCTATTCAAATTGAATTCTACTGCCTAATTTTAATTCAAAAACCAACCATGAAAAAACATAATTTCTTTGACCCATAAAGTTTTCCATTAGATGACTTTCCTTCCATTCAACTTTGGCTGAGGCCATCTGGTTGCAAACTGTTCACATGAAAATGTCCTTTACATTTTGTAtctaatattttttctttgaacTAAATGCTCATCACGGTTATAAGAATCGGGATCAGATCAACTAATTAAGatcccaatgcatgaggctaCCACTACTACAGAGTCTAGGAGGAGCAAATGTTCAGTCTTAACCCCCGCTTCACAGAGAAGTTGTTTCCATGACTTGAATCCGCAACCTCATGGTTGCAGTAAGCAACTTATGCATTGTGCCAAGGCTTGCCTACTGGTTCCCTTGCTTAACTTCTTGTCAACCTCTTCCCCCATGGACCTAATTATCATCCCCAAGTCCCTGATGAAAATGCAGAATTCCAGGTGAAGCACCCCTCTGAATCACTTCTTGACTTCTTGCTGACCTCTCTCCCAAACCCACAAATTTAATAGGCAGTGACCTCTTACATATGTctactccccctcccccacccacccccccccccctccccaaaaaaaaataaacccctCAATTCTGTTTTTTGACCCCCAGTAGATTTAGCTTTAATTCTATTCAATTCTGGTCTATTAGATTATGTAGTTTCTAAGAGATAATAAAGATTGTGGGCAGCCCCTTACATTTAAGGAGCAAGCAGTACCAAAGTGAGGATTATGGGAGCATGAACTGTAATAAGACATCTATGTAACAAAGAaagcacaaaaacaaaaatgtctGCCCATGTTGTCAGAAAGATAATTTAAACAATGGGTAGTTTCTCATGAGAACAACAGAAATTACACATTTCCCTAGAGCATAAGGTACTCCTACAGACTGTTACTGGTTGTTCACTTGCGTCTTGCTTTTTTTGTTGACTTTCGACTTTCAATCCTTTCCTTTGCAGCCTCAAATTCTTCTTCAGTGGGTTCAGGATTCGACGGACCCCCATTGTATTTTGCCACCAATGAAGAGAACATAGAATCGAACTGTTCTTTCCTCTGGCTTCGGCGCTGAGAAATGACAGAAAATAGATCTGCACCTGCCTGTTCTTTCGATCTGCTTTCCAAAGATATTCTAGTTCAGACAATTTAATAGCTAAAAAACATATGAACAGAGAATCGATGCTAGACTCACTTTCTCCTCCGTTTAAGAGGATTAGTAGGTGGTGGTGTTTCAGAAACTTTCTGCGCCCACTTGCGATAGGCTTTGGTTTCCTTCAGCTCTTCTGTAGAGAACAGATAGAAGTGGTTTAACTGTTAGCTATGCCTCTTTCAAAGCATCCAGAAATGAATAAACAACACCTAAGAATTGGATGTTTCATAAAAGGATGGGTAGAAAAAAGAGTGTGGCCAAGAGAGGTTTTTAAAACCCATACCAGCTGCTATTGCAGCATCCAGGATATCCTTGAATCGATGTGAATCCAGCGTAGGATCCGAACAGAGCATTGAACAGAAAAGCCTGTTGGAAAAGAAACACTTTGAATATCAATACCCTGCAAAACAAaacatggcaaaggactgcaTCATACCCTTATACCTGTTCATATTACCCAAGTATTTCTGATAGAGATCCTTCAAATCCTTCACCTCTGAATCCGATCCTCTGTAGTTCACTTCAAACTCTTCAATATCAGCCTCAGTGACCTGCAAGTGATGAAAACAAGTACTTCTACCTCGTGCACCCAGAAAATCCTGAGAGTAATAACTTAACCAGATTCTGCGGTTTCtctcaaacaaataaaaatggtGTTACCTCCTTGTACATTGTTTTGAAATATTCATGTAGATTTTGAGCAACGTCTCCAACAAGGTCCTGGTAATCAAACCAGATACACAAAAACAATATATTTAATTTgcagaaaatcaaagactagtTACACGGATGCCACAATGGACATAATTTATGAAGCCACTCACAGCATCATCAACACAACCAGTCTGATCGTAAAGTGCCTTTTTCTCTTCATCTCCAAGAATTGATATCACTTTTTGGAGTTGCTGAAATTTCTCTTTGGCTTCCTATAAGCAGAAAACAAGGtacaattacaaaataaaattaacccCACATGCAACAGTTAACACATAACATCATTAGAAGGTGAAGTTTCACCTCATCATCAGGATTCTTATCCGGATGAAGACGCAATGCCAATTTGTAATACGCTTTCTTTATTTCCTGTTTAGATGCTGTCCTCTCCACCCCAAGAATCTACAAAGGCATAGGTTAGTAATGTCCATCTCTCGCTCTGTAACAAATTGGAATCTACAACTTCCCCAAGAAGAAATGAAGCACAAAATATTTGGCAATTACAGTAAGTTTTAGGAGGGGAGATGGTTACAACAGGCATACACCCTTTCAAGATTAATTGTCCACCACAAAAGACTATCGTAGGCATAAATATCCCGGTCATTAATCTTAGAAGATGTTGTGAATAAGCATCAGAACCTCAATTTACATATATTACGATAAGTGCAAAATTGAACAACCCTAGGAGAAatgatgaggaaagacatgcatcgcttaggccttgtatcaactatgacctcgaatagagctgattggtgAGAAATATCCATGTAGCTTACCCATTTAgtagggataaggctgagttgttgtagaCTTAAAACATAACCCTTTGGGATAATCCACAACAAGAATAAGACTTGTATATTTTATCATGCATCAACTCTGTCCCACCTTTCATTTGTAAATAATTTGCAGAATTGTAACAAAATTGCAACCTTACACTGAAAACTGTGTGCAGCCAATTTAGGAATGAAAATCAGTTGGAATGCGTGCATTCAAACATAGAACCATCAGCAAACATGATAAATGGGGCGCCTCCTTTTCCGTTAAACCCTCtaaattccaaaaccaaaacctatttttgaccAAAACTATATATGCCCCATTCTCCGATCGATGTAAGCACCAAAACATCTCTAAAGGTCTACAGATTATGAACATATCAACAGAGAAATCAAAACTTCAGGCATGAATCAGAGAATTTTGGCATTTCAGGTAATCTAGGGCACGGACCCGTAACTTCAGGGCGAATGAAAGCATCAAAATTCcacgagaaagagagagaaattaaacTATCTGCTGCAGTAGTATAGAGTATACAGTATAGGAGACAAGTCCATGTAAGGAAGGAGATAGAATCACCTCATACAAGCTCTTCTGTTTTGTCGAAGACTGGGTTGCATCATCCTCTTGGGTTTGgtgttctttgttttcttcagaaaccctagatttcttcttttt includes these proteins:
- the LOC122641547 gene encoding chaperone protein dnaJ 6-like isoform X2, producing MAKKKKSRVSEENKEHQTQEDDATQSSTKQKSLYEILGVERTASKQEIKKAYYKLALRLHPDKNPDDEEAKEKFQQLQKVISILGDEEKKALYDQTGCVDDADLVGDVAQNLHEYFKTMYKEVTEADIEEFEVNYRGSDSEVKDLKDLYQKYLGNMNRLFCSMLCSDPTLDSHRFKDILDAAIAAEELKETKAYRKWAQKVSETPPPTNPLKRRRKSKEQAGADLFSVISQRRSQRKEQFDSMFSSLVAKYNGGPSNPEPTEEEFEAAKERIESRKSTKKARRK
- the LOC122641547 gene encoding chaperone protein dnaJ 6-like isoform X1; amino-acid sequence: MAKKKKSRVSEENKEHQTQEDDATQSSTKQKSLYEILGVERTASKQEIKKAYYKLALRLHPDKNPDDEEAKEKFQQLQKVISILGDEEKKALYDQTGCVDDADLVGDVAQNLHEYFKTMYKEVTEADIEEFEVNYRGSDSEVKDLKDLYQKYLGNMNRLFCSMLCSDPTLDSHRFKDILDAAIAAEELKETKAYRKWAQKVSETPPPTNPLKRRRESRSKEQAGADLFSVISQRRSQRKEQFDSMFSSLVAKYNGGPSNPEPTEEEFEAAKERIESRKSTKKARRK